The Ictalurus punctatus breed USDA103 chromosome 9, Coco_2.0, whole genome shotgun sequence genome contains a region encoding:
- the clmna gene encoding calmin isoform X1, translated as MAGQEWTDWFEREELIGQISDIRVQNLQVEREVVQKRTFTRWMNLHLEKCNPPLMVHDLFRDIRDGRVLMALLEELSGCRLLHEFKPSAHRIFRLNNIARVLAFLEERNVKLVSIDAADVADGNSSIVLGLIWNIILFFQIKELTGNIRNQFPSTSSLSSIPTSSDSDMSLSSTPSDEKKPSIVARDHGKAIKTLLHWVQRRTRKYGVAVQDFGKSWKSGLAFLAVIKSIDPSLVDMRRALLRSPRENIEEAFRTAHYSLGIPRLLEPEDVTLNRPDEQSIMTYVSQFLEHFPGIEEDEPSDILERNKVSARMTEPPVKNGVQRKREKSSLVKRDWVQPPPKIFISSVVKDQEQKRSPVPLQTVDDRPWDSEDSSVGSSPSTTENRPPSRPQGLNKDASSPLSSPQPSLTDSAMDFPESWAETPSELPQSCSNDSLRDSTSAGDLTSLGSPLESERGLQDQVDSELFVDEGNFSLSLEARSALLSEEEDAYRYILDLKEEESASDVPNEDIMTNSNAQEPCPETNPDKPASSDPSYGDGDSGYYPDQKDIAATQPDDVSESLLSPDSNKPDAGVENESENLAEYCEESLESSNTEEAVQKVSTESDQTNVFEDDQEWPVVQYERISISGSEEDIEEFGTELREEPLDEEMEGNQMPDVFSGRMEDGAAEEHHRFRKTEDVDQVPGTEQDGPKPEDKADQISTEYELPQIPTNSSQPGATDSEAEIQEKEEQKSGAEDSSKTEEPTMKDLSESYQQVTDRLVETSFPEVEEEKLESSPVKKRSCEETSQGDLSLVQEDVVAKNESEDELNATQGLPETENGAVEDVSTKEDDASSGLQNISHSKASEDDLIEINTTMPVSVTSQSNTLVTDLPTPEALDQPNPGAPSCEEDERSFSPPTPSVVDQPYDNENEGQATWEETKILDTERAERYRAELRLSLSVTPLQPAPSQPALTDSDSAQEKVDYGVVESPGQSPFGLWVGHPGEWGLMETDLDAEIERNNREEQKNREEQENSASARENTDVPSRDEAVRERSTEDENQPPAALSEPEVADVKEAKQPRENGESPAAITTNHADERCVMCNKKVCSPARSPQRANHPGLSEVDFLLLMWFLLYCLFVLPHMDIRTISRFLLNLDE; from the exons ATGGCCGGCCAGGAGTGGACCGACTGGTTCGAGCGGGAGGAACTGATCGGGCAGATCAGCGACATCCGAGTGCAAAACCTCCAAG TTGAGAGAGAAGTCGTTCAGAAGCGGACCTTCACAAGATGGATGAATCTGCATCTAGAGAAG TGTAATCCTCCACTGATGGTGCACGATCTTTTCCGTGACATCCGAGATGGGCGGGTCCTCATGGCCTTGCTGGAGGAGCTGTCAGGATGCAGGCTG ctGCATGAGTTCAAACCGTCCGCGCATCGCATTTTCCGGCTTAATAACATAGCCAGGGTGTTGGCGTTCCTGGAGGAAAGAAAC GTAAAGCTGGTCAGCATCGACGCCGCCGATGTCGCTGATGGCAATTCGTCCATTGTGCTCGGGCTTATCTGGAATATCATCCTCTTTTTCCAG ATAAAAGAGCTTACAGGAAACATAAGGAACCAATTCCCGTCCACTTCCAGCCTGTCGTCCATCCCAACCAGCTCGGACTCGGACATGTCGCTGTCCAGCACGCCGTCGGACGAGAAGAAGCCTTCCATCGTTGCCAGGGATCATGGAAAAGCCATAAAGACTCTCTTACACTGGGTCCAGAGACGTACCAGGAA ATATGGTGTGGCAGTCCAGGATTTTGGCAAGAGCTGGAAAAGTGGTCTTGCCTTTCTTGCAGTCATCAAGTCCATTGACCCCAGTCTGGTGGACATGAGGAGAGCTCTGCTCAGGTCACCCAGAGAGAACATCGAAGAGGCCTTCAGGACGGCGCATTACAGCCTGGGCATCCCACGACTTCTGGAGCCTGAAG ACGTAACCCTGAATCGTCCTGACGAACAGTCCATAATGACCTACGTGTCCCAGTTTCTGGAGCACTTTCCAGGAATCGAGGAG GATGAGCCTTCGGATATCCTGGAGAGGAATAAGGTCAGTGCGCGGATGACAGAGCCGCCGGTTAAGAACGGAGttcagaggaagagagaaaagtcCAGTTTAGTGAAGAGGGACTGGGTTCAGCCTCCACCCAAGATCTTTATCTCCTCAGTGGTTAAAGATCAAGAGCAAAAACGTTCTCCTGTCCCACTTCAAACGGTAGATGACCGACCTTGGGACAGCGAGGACTCCTCagtgggttcgagccccagtACTACAGAAAATCGGCCTCCGAGTCGCCCCCAGGGCCTGAACAAAGACGCGTCCTCTCCCTTGAGCTCCCCGCAGCCGTCTCTCACCGACTCGGCTATGGATTTCCCAGAATCGTGGGCTGAGACGCCTAGTGAACTTCCACAGTCGTGCAGCAACGACTCCCTGAGAGATTCCACCTCAGCAGGCGATCTGACCTCACTGGGTTCTCCACTGGAATCAGAGAGGGGCCTGCAAGATCAGGTAGATTCAGAGTTGTTTGTTGATGAGGGAAACTTCTCGCTCAGCTTAGAGGCTAGATCCGCGTTGCTGTCCGAGGAAGAGGACGCTTATAGGTACATTTTAGATCTTAAGGAAGAAGAATCTGCCAGTGATGTGCCCAATGAGGATATCATGACAAACTCAAACGCCCAGGAACCTTGTCCCGAGACGAATCCAGATAAACCCGCATCTTCCGATCCTTCCTATGGGGACGGTGACTCTGGGTACTATCCAGATCAGAAGGATATCGCCGCAACTCAACCAGATGATGTCAGCGAGAGTTTGCTGTCCCCTGACTCTAATAAACCCGATGCTGGTGTTGAAAATGAATCGGAGAACCTGGCTGAATATTGCGAAGAAAGTCTCGAGTCTTCCAACACCGAAGAAGCTGTACAGAAGGTCTCTACGGAATCAGATCAAACAAACGTTTTTGAGGACGACCAAGAGTGGCCTGTCGTTCAGTACGAGAGGATTTCCATTTCAGGGAGTGAAGAGGACATTGAAGAATTTGGCACGGAGTTGCGTGAAGAGCCTCTTGATGAGGAAATGGAGGGAAACCAGATGCCAGATGTGTTCAGTGGCAGGATGGAGGATGGTGCTGCAGAGGAACATCACCGTTTCAGAAAGACTGAAGATGTAGATCAGGTGCCGGGAACTGAGCAGGACGGTCCGAAGCCAGAAGATAAAGCAGACCAGATCAGTACCGAGTACGAGCTTCCTCAGATCCCCACAAACAGCAGCCAGCCTGGGGCAACAGATTCTGAGGCAGAGATCCAAGAGAAAGAGGAACAGAAGTCTGGCGCTGAGGATTCAAGCAAAACCGAAGAGCCAACAATGAAAGATTTGAGTGAATCCTACCAACAGGTGACCGACAGGCTGGTGGAAACGAGCTTTCCCGAGGTTGAAGAAGAGAAGCTGGAATCCAGTCCTGTGAAGAAGCGGTCGTGTGAAGAAACAAGTCAGGGTGATTTAAGCCTTGTTCAAGAGGACGTCGTCGCTAAAAACGAGTCGGAGGACGAGCTGAATGCAACCCAAGGTCTTCCCGAGACTGAAAACGGGGCCGTCGAAGACGTGAGCACAAAAGAAGACGACGCATCATCCGGTCTGCAAAACATCAGTCATTCCAAAGCTTCAGAAGATGACCTGATTGAAATCAACACGACCATGCCAGTATCTGTGACCTCTCAGAGTAATACCCTTGTTACTGACCTCCCCACACCTGAGGCCTTGGACCAGCCAAATCCTGGCGCTCCATCCTGTGAAGAAGATGAGCGGTCCTTCAGTCCGCCGACGCCCAGCGTAGTAGACCAGCCGTATGATAATGAGAATGAAGGACAGGCCACTTGGGAGGAGACCAAGATTCTGGATACGGAGCGGGCGGAGAGGTACCGTGCGGAGCTCCGGCTGTCGCTCAGCGTGACTCCTCTGCAACCCGCGCCCTCGCAACCTGCGCTTACTGACTCTGACAGTGCGCAGGAAAAG GTTGATTATGGGGTTGTGGAGTCTCCGGGACAGAGTCCGTTCGGGCTTTGGGTTGGACACCCAGGAGAATGGGGCCTGATGGAGACGGACCTGGACGCAGAGATCGAGCGCAATAACCGAGaagaacagaaaaacagagaggaacaggagaACTCCGCCTCCGCCAGAGAAAACACGGACGTGCCGAG CAGGGACGAAGCTGTCAGAGAGCGAAGCACTGAAGATGAAAACCAGCCACCGGCAGCTTTGAGCGAACCAGAAGTGGCGGATGTGAAAGAAGCGAAG CAGCCCAGAGAAAACGGAGAATCCCCCGCTGCCATCACGACAAATCATGCGGACGAAAG gtgtgtgatgtgtaatAAGAAGGTGTGCAGTCCTGCACGGAGTCCACAGCGCGCAAATCACCCGGGGCTCTCCGAAGTCGACTTCCTGCTGCTCATGTGGTTCCTCCTCTACTGCCTGTTCGTCCTGCCTCACATGGACATACGGACGATCTCCCGCTTCCTGCTCAACCTGGACGAATGA